The Macadamia integrifolia cultivar HAES 741 unplaced genomic scaffold, SCU_Mint_v3 scaffold_227A, whole genome shotgun sequence DNA segment TATGATGGCCGACTCTTAAGTTTTCTTTGGACAACATTAATGTCCAGATCACCACTATAAAACTcaatggagtaggtaactaccTGTTATGGGCTCAGGCAGTCAAAGTATGCATCAATGCAAAAGGGAAATTGATACACCTTAGATCTGACCCACCTTCTCTGCTGATTCTAAAGACCCTAATGAGATTAAAGCGTATGAGGAGACCCTATTGATTAAAACGTATGAGAAGTGGATGGACCAGATCTGAACCAGTTTTATAGCTCGTTCTGGTTCTTGCTGCTGTAGTGAACCCGATTGTCAGGAGGAACAAAGCCGACAGTGGGAAGAAAGACGACGGTAGCAGCATAGGAAAGAGgagaagacagagagagaagaagggcgCATGGAGGGGAAGCGAAGTGAGAGAGAAGATCTGCGGTTGCGGTGGAGGATCAACCACCCCTTGCACACCAGGGGAACGACTAAGGACGTTGACGGCGGCAACTGTTGAAAAGTTTCTTGCGAGTGAAGAAGGAGGGGGGAAAATCgtgtttttcattaaaaaaaaacagaagaagaagaagaagggggtaaaatcgtcttttccattgaaaaaaaaattaatacctCTCTCACGGTGTTAGCTTGGGtggatttaaatgtaattttttaatttttaagggGGATTATATAATTTTGGCAAACGACatgggaggttgatgtaaatcacccttaTAACTTATTAGGGTTATATTGTaataatttagaaaaataatgttgatgtttcattatttttatattaggAATGGACTCAAATAAGTGCTTAGTGCTTGGAAACATTAAATATGGAATCAAATCGTCCTATTATTAAAAGGGATCGAATCCTAGTTTTGAAATTGTTTAATAAACATGACGATTGTTGGATTGATCCCATAGGATTAGAGCAGACTAGAAACCATCTTGGTTACCCTAAATAGTTCCAATTAACACTcgtatgtattttttttttttaaatgaaaatacaaACTAAGTTAAATAAAGGAATAAAAACCAATTTACTTATGTCTTGAGTAATATATTGTTAATGCTTGGTAAGATTAGCCTTTTTGGTGGTCACAACAATGTAAGTCTTTCCATCTCATTTGATGCTCTAATGGTGCCTTCAAAATAAATGCCAATTCAAAGATGAATCTATTCTAAAGCAACAAAATAACTCTTACAAAGGAGGTTTCCCTGATGCCACAGTGAATAGAAATTAGTTCACAATGCCTCATCGAGATCGTCTTTCTTCACCAAGTaataaaggaaaactttgtccttttttttttgggttgggttggttggcgtgggggtgggggggggaatAAAATGACTTATTTAAAGTAGTGGACATTCTCAAATCATCATGCTAATCTATGTTAATCAGATCTATTTTGACTTGCCCGAGTGACCAAGCCTACAATTTGGTCGCTTTTCTACCTAATTTCATGCctattctttaccaaaaaagtcTATGTGCAAGTAACATAACATATGCCTCTTCAcatgatattatttatttatttattattattattcttttcttaagaaaagaaaaaatgaatagaaGAATATGAGAGTGGCATAAGCTAGTAAGCCAAACGGTTTTGTAAACACTTTATTGGTacaatttaaaatttgaatgagTAGAGGAAATagttaaaattacaaaagatatTATTTAGTATTATGTATTCATCTCCATTGAAATGGTATGTTGGCAATTTTACTAAAATTTAGAATCAGAGTTCGAACAACTTTTCTTGTTTTGGCTTGCTTTGGATTAAAGTATGAAATGTTATATTTCACTAAACATAATAAATTCTCGAACGAtcccaaaaacaaacaaagagttgataaaatagaaaaacagaTAAATTTTATATCAAAGAAATTTTAGTGACAAATTTTTTTACAATGAAACAAATTTGGTCAATAAAGAGAATACAAATTGGATAATCAGTCAAATTTGTGCACCCAACCGTCTCTGCCTGTTCTTCTAACTCAGCTGCACTAACTAAATTTCCTGTGTGCTACCTATGCCCAAATCTCCAACCccttccaaaataaaaaattccaaaaccCCTAGATACAAAAAAGTTCAATTCAATTGATTGATCCCAGTAGCCATTACCAAGCTTCCATTCTACCCCCTCTCTCAAGTCTCACACTTCGTTTCTCCAGGAGTTTCCTATTTGGTTCTTTGACTTGTAAAATTGAtttcactctctttctcttcctcaattTTGCATACGGGCCAGGAAGCTCAGGAGGCTTGAACCCGAGGGAGGCTCACTGTATCACTCTTCGTCACCGTGGTTGAGCTTTTTTGGTCAAAGTCAATAGGTCTTGCAGTGCAGGGCCCATTTAGTCATTTGATGGGCTCTTGCATGGCCAACTTTCCACTCAGCAAGAGCTGCCTAGCAATGTCCCATTTGTGGGGCCCGGTTACTGCTTCCTTCTGCGTCAAAGTCAACGACTCGGTCAAAGCAAGTAAGGGTTCCAGCAGGAATGTTTGACTCTCCACCAACTCCAACGAgctccccttcttctttcttgccTTCTCCCCCCACATCTCTTTCAACAAAGCTTTGCTTGTGTCAATGCCTGCCATTATCAAACCATTAAAacaggaaaaaacaaaagagtttTCAAGTCTGCTTCACTCTAATTTTCCTCACCTGATAGATAGCCGCCATGGACGTAACCATTGAACTTCTCACTCGTGTGTTCTCCTGTAAAGAATATTGGTCCAATCGGCGCCTGCTCCATAAATCCAAAAACCCTTTCCAgtttaaacaaaataaaagcttTATTTGTCAAAAGAAATACAATTGATGATCTGATCAGATGGTGAAGAGACCTTTATGTCGGTGAAGTCTTGTTTGGTGGAGAGGATGGGGTAGTTGCTGTAACTCCCTCGCTGGAATCTGTTGTTCCACCAACGAGGGACGAGTATGTTGATGGCATTGGGTATGTCTGGTCCAAACATGTCCCTAAGTACCCCCATAGCCTCTTTCATAGTCTCCTCGTCCGACTGCGCCTCGACACGTTTTGACTCCTCATTGGTTAATGTCACCACAAGAATGTTGGACCCCGGGTACGCATTCTCCATATGCTGGTGATAGAAGCAGAGATTCCATTTCGATTGAATTAAAATAAGcagtgaaagaaaataatataggAATTTACaactaaacccaaaagccaaacACAGGAGAACCTTATCCTTCCATGCAGATCAAGTGAAAAACACCAAAATTGAGCCAAATGAGTTGGCCCACTTCACATTTGTACCAGGTTAGCAAAGATTGTTTTGGCCCAGGTTGTAACATTAAAATTCAATTCAAGTGGACTGGGTTAGGTAGACAAGAATCCATGTTTTTGTTGAGGAAGACATTATGAAGTTCATTATATTATTAACCCTTAAAAAATTGCAAGAGGTTCTGGAAACGTAAAACTAAAAGTCTATGCAGTGCATGTGCAACCAATCATGCATTACAATCATGATAATAAACAAACCAACAAAAGCAAAGCAAAAACTTAATCTCTACAGGTCAAACGGTACAGCTTCATACATGAAAGTgatatagagaaagaaagagaagaagcgAACCTGCCAAAACGTGTAGTAGCCTCTCCTCTCGTGGGCATACATGAAGAACTCGGTCCCTGGCTCACATGGCCAGAACTTGTACGGGAAATTGAGGAAAATCTTGGTGTACACGATCACATCGCACTTCATTATTGCCTCTGTTTTCCACTTCTGCACGTATCCAAATTAGTTCTTTAGTTTCAtagcttcaattttttttttgcctattaaaaaaaaaaaatctgtcctCAATCATCACTATGATGACCCCCATGTCTTAGTGATTATCACTAATCCCCTGTTTCTGTCCATAATTGCCATCTGGTAGGTTATGTTAATGTGGAATCTAAAACTTTCCAACTGGGTAGGGCCCATTCTTACCTATATAAGTAGGTGGACTTTGTTTTTGTCTATTTGTAGAAAAATAGAGTTGCATTGCCCAATTCTACGCCTTTGTATAGGAAAGGACTATAATATAGAATGCGGTGGGGCCACATGATTGAAACTCAACAAATGGACAATCTTGAAAAGGTTCTTTATACATTTTGAATTAGCTGCATCAGCAGTCCAAATGGTCAAAAGATGGTTATAAGAAAACGAATAAGATCTGAACCGCATCTCTCAACAAAGCCATAAGAGATATCGCAGGGTCCCACGGGAAAATCAGGTTTGCACATCGGGTTAAGGCCACCATATCTGATTGTGGGATCCTTGTTGCTTGGTGTCCTTTGGTGTACCAAACTTGTTACTATCAGCTGATATCATAGGtcgggatgggatgggatgggatgatGACATCTAAAGGTTAAAAGGGCCTGAATAGGACCTTATAATGGTTGAAGCGGTCCAATCCCAGCCTAGACAATGAGAGAGAAAACTTACTGGTAATGGAGGACGGAATGAAATAAGGTCGCTTTGGAGAACGCCAACGCTGACAGACAAAATAACGTAACTGGCCTCGTAAATGCAATCGTCCTCTGTTTTCACCGTGACGCCGTTTCTCGAGTGCTGTAATTCCCGAACAACCTGCTCCCATGCAATCCAATGAAACAATTAGCTAATTGAAATTAGTAAAGCTTCACAAATTAATTTATAGAATCCCGAGGCCTAAGAGCTCGAGACACATCAAATTCTGATCACAGTCAAAACCACAATCTGCGCGCAaacaccaaaacccaaaaaaacagATATTCCACTCTGGACTCTGGAGAAGGTTACGTTGCGACATTGACCATTTGGTTTAAGGTATTACTCAATCTGCGTTCGTAGAGTTCAAGGACACAAGTATCTGCCTCCTGGTTTTGCTTTATGCATGGCAATGAGACATTCACAGAGAACCAATGACCCACCATCTATAGCTGATTTTGATCTCCACTTGGAAGAACCCAACTCAAATTCTGTAAATGATTCTCACCATCAATCTTGGGATTTGATAAGACacccaaaaatccaaagatgACATTGCTGTGAAATACATTGTTGGAAACCTAATGACGACATTAGGAAAAatgattaagaagaaaaaattttgattGGATGATCAACTTTTATATACATCTCAGAATGACGCCCACAGTTTCAACTACCAACTTAGACGAAACTCATAAACTAGCTAGAAGAACTCAATAATCCACTTTCATtactttaataaaaaaaaaaaaaaaaagacacgaAGATCATGATCATTAAGATTGATAGCTAGATCCCTCATCATCAGTGAAAAAAACGAGAGAAATAGAAGACAAGAGATGGACCCCCATCAATGGGTTGaccattaaataaataaaaagatttttctttccttctgtaATGGATGGGTTTCAAGGGGACGTCGTTATCCATAAAACCAAAAGTGGGTCAAACACAGCAAGATACATACAAAATCAGATTTCGGATTCTTAGGAAACTTTTGGTTCGTCgatcaattaattaatcatCACAGGCTTCtctgttttctgttttctttatttgataatgtttttgaaAAAGAGAACAATTTAAAGCAAATAGAAATTTTACCTTGTTAAGCTTTAGACGACCGTCCAAGATTTTCCCTTCAGAGGTAAGAAGAAAAGTTTCTGCCATCTTATACAGCAAAAATTCATATCCTCTTTCATCTGCGACAAGAAACTCTCTCTCCCCAAATTCCGTATATGTTGATATCGGTTCCACCTCTGCAAACCAAAGTTATCATCTCAGCTCATAATACGACGATGAAACCtagagaaaagagaacataAATAAGCTAAAACTTACCGGCCATCTCAAAATCATGGAGGATGAAATCGATGGCAAGCTCTATTGGAGTCTTTGGcgcccttgaaaaaaaaaaaaccaattaatcTGCAATACTTAACCCGCTAACTTGATTCAACACAAGAAAACAAGATGAGCTGAGTTAAAAAAGAATTACGATGGCGTTTCTGGTGCCGTGGAGAGGCCGCTCAGGTTAACCTCTTGGTTCCTGAGTTCCTGAATCGCTGAGTCTACGGCTTTGTTATACGAAGCCGCAGCTACACCTCTAGGGAATATCTGTCCACTGAAACCGATATCAAACCGAGTTAGAAACTAAGAATCGTCCGAGTTAGTAAAATCTTATAGACAACTGGACATATGAAGGACAATGCTAAAATATGCGAGGGGAGCACAATTGTTGACAAAAACTACATCAAAGAACAAACTCAAGCTATAAACATGCGCATCACTTTCCCGGCGTAAGCTAGCTAACTCTAAGCGAGATGAATTGCagagagatcaagagaagaagaagagggaaccTTTGATCGTAAATGTTGTAACGAGCATTGCTGTAATCGGAGAAGCAGGTGCGAATGCCTGATTTACAGGCGAGTTCCCAAATAGGATTGGATTCTTTGCCGCCAACGCCTGCAATCCAACCGGCACCCAATTCTACCGACACGCCTCCGAAATCTTCATTACGAATTCTCCCTCCTATACGATCCGAAGCTTCTAGGATCACCACATCATCAACTCCGTTCTCCGCCAACACCTTCGCCGCTGATATACCTTCACAAACACAAAGAACACAAAACAAGAGAATCAGATCAACGGTTTGACGAAGAAGAGCAAAGACTGACGTTGTCGGAGAAGTTTTCTTTTCTCACCGGAGATCCCTGCACCGATGATGATTACGGAACAACGAGAGGAACAATTATCCATAACACGCAAAGtaaggagagagggagaattgTTTGGGGATTCCTCTGGTTTTTGTTTGTTGAGGATGGATAGGCAGAGAAATAGCGAGAGCTTGATCTTCTTTAAGGTTTGCGCGTAACTCGGAATTCTATTTAGAGAGACTCCATTTCCTAACGCGGTTGAGGGGTAAATTGGTCTTTTCAGTGTATGGAATGATATTTGGAAAGAGTGGGGTTATCTTCACCCAAGCTTCTAAAGCGGTTGGTCCTCGTGTGGTCAATGTCGAACGTGAAAAGCATTGAATCCGCGGCACTAGCGgcgaaagagagagggagagagggagagagggagagaggggttAACCTTTACCCATCTCGTCTTCGTATCTTCTCACGTGACAATTATAGAAggcccttaccaaaaaaaaaaaagagacaattaTAGAAGCCGCCATGTGAAGTTTGTGAAGCATAAATTTGTGGGTCTCAGAAGAAGGACTAATTGGGTATTTCGGGAAATTAAATGGACAGGTGAGGATTCCTGTTGTTGGTCAACCAGCTGGCTTTTTCCCCAATACAAAACCATGGGCCCAGCAACAGCTAATCGGGGATCTAAAAGAAGAGGACTATAGGAGAAGGAAAATCATATATGATTCATGTGTCCTTGTAAATTGGCCCAGTTGTTAAAGCTAGATTCCAAGATTGGAAAGAACAGCTACAGAGTATTAATTACAAATTCTGCTGTACTGGAGATGAAGAAGCAAGTAATAGACCCAGATCCTGTTTTGTGGGCCAGTCATGAGAATCAGAACTAAATTGAGGTAGTCCTTGGACTAGTTTGGACTTTGGACCTGAATTTGAATGACATCTATTCTGCTCTTGGACCGGGCCTTAGCCACGGcgaaaattttcatttgaatCAAGTTCAGGTGATCTATAtcggtaggggtgtcaatctgtCAAGTTTCGATCTGGTTGATCTTCGGTTTtttatatatacacaaaaaaaaaaaaaaaaaaaaaaaataaagccctctttttattggtttttgattttgttCAATCTTATTGGCTCAATTCAATTTTCAGTCAATTTGATTGATTCGACTTaaaatttgacacccttaaatagATAATCATGAACATAAACAAGGATGTATGTTAATATAAGAGATCAGATGATATCTCGTTAAATTAGATTCTGAAATTTGACAGATGACTCAGTCATGAAATGTCCTTTATATTTAATATAATAGTTGGAATTGCACATCAAATATCCGTGTGGCACAAAATGGTGGACTCTTTAGGAAGTCTTTCCCTTACTTTCTCCTATTCTTTTGTGTTTATTATTAATTTGAATTGAATGTCTTAAGATTGTTACTTGTAACCACAACAATGCTTATATTTTCCATTACTTTTGGTCGGTTGGATGTATCTCCGAGTGACTCACGATTCACGAGTGTGCACTATACAGTAGTAATTTAAAGAGGTTGCTGAGTTAGTCCTTTCTTGactttcattaataaattctatggttactaataataataataataataataataataataataataataataataaaattctcttactttttggaaaaaaatttaatcatgATTTGAAAGAATAGTTTTACTCATTTCCCCACGTTAGTCTCATGAAGTCTTTGAGAATATAAAGTAAAACGTAGAAAGAACTCGGACACGGATCCTCTCTGGGGCACTTAGTGCTTATCAAATGGTTGATAGCATTTCGACATGTATCCCTAGTCGCCAGATGTGGAGTGGATGTATTTGAGATGACCTATTTCCAAAGAACCGTATCAGTCTTGTGCAGACAACACCAACATGTGGGCTAATGGTTGGGCACATAGGAACAACTTCAGCACATAGAGTGAGGGGGCAGCGTGGTCTTTTTATGGCTGCATGTGTTCGGGCATTGGCAACATTAGACTAGTTGGGTTATTTTTCCAAAagttaaaaaagggaaaagaatttAAAAAGTAAGGTGGTCCCTaagctagaaaaaaaaatggaggggGTGAAATGGCCACCCCGCTCCTCATGACCGACAAAAATCCCACAACTGTTGATGCTTTAACGggcactcccattggcccatgTTTTAGTGCAATGGTGACGTTGCTTTTCAAGGAACCCtctcacattaaaaaaaaaaaaaattcatatactAATTCATAGGGTAGATAATGTATGTTAATCGGGCAACACAGTTTCTATTAAGCTATCATTGACttaaccaaaaaattaaaatcaaccctggtatgacccggtctatgcggttgtggggttagcATGGGTCCATGGGATGGCCtgattagcaaaaaaaaaaaaataccaaaaaattaaaagaattgACTTAAATGAAAATATTTGTCACATGCAAAAATGATGCGACAAATTTGTACTGAAGAAAAATCCAGTTACAATACTTCGGTGAATGTTCGAAAATTGGTGGTTTACATTGCTACAAATGCCCAATTTGATGGGATGTTAGAATCAGCTACATAATCCAACTTTAAAGTGAACACTTGTGGTTTATCATCTATGTGCCTGAGTCCCATCAATGGCGCCCCTCATTTGAGATACAATTACAATTAGTACTGATCCTTCACATTATTGAGTTGTCGGATTTGGTTTTACCAATAAACCCTTTGATATTGTTGGGAGTTTGAAAATCATATTTATCTAACAAGTCGTACAAGTTTGGCCTTGGTTTGCTTGAGCTTGAATAGGCCTGGACTGAGACATCCTAGCTTGGAGGGTGGATTAGGGTTGAGAACTTTTGGCCTCAGGTCAAGGTTGGACCAGGTCTGGATGGAGGTGTCAGACTGAGCCTGTCCCTATCTTCGTCTTCTCTCCAGTCCGACCTAGCCCAGCCCTACCATTCCCTTGCATCTTCCTTCCGATCTCCATCATGAGGGCCAATCAAGGTCAGCCCAGCCTGCTCTTGAGGGCGGGCCAGGATTTAATTTTCAGGCCTGAGTCAAAGATGGGCCAGAGCCCAACCAAGGGGATTCAGGATTGAATTCGTGCTGTCAAAAGTCCGGCTCAACCCATCCTGTTGCAGCCCGATTTCTAAATCTAATACTCCTTACCTTCAAATGAACCCATTTAaagaccttaaaaaaaaaaaagaaacccattTAGCATAGGAAAAAGTTCGCCACCACGTTAATGTACTAttgacatttttcttttttggttcacTCCCCTATTTTGACCTTGTGGATTATATCATTCTTCTCACTGCTATCGATGTGGTGTAGAAGATTCTTTAGGGGTGAGAGTGGGACCTAGGAGAATGGGGTAGTGACAACATAATAGTGCATGGTGTAGGAGGACAATGACAATATTGAGACCAAGAACCTcaagtgtggatcaagttctcgtATGAGAACTATTCTTGTAAGATCTGATCCACACACATAGAAGCCATTGCTAAGTTTTTTTCTTGTGTAGATTCCATATGTATGGATCagtcctcgtacgagaacctgatctaCTTTCAAGAACCCTGGCCTTGCGATCCACTTGCAAGGCGCAACCACCAGGCTAAGTTTGGCATCCGCAGATCGATGAGCTCCTTATCCATGTGTGGAAATAGAAATATGtcatataaataatttttagaATTAAGTTTTATCTACATTTTAATTCCAAGGGACTAGAATACAAAATAAATTCAATAACAAAATTGAGAATGCATAAGAATTAGTGATACAATCAT contains these protein-coding regions:
- the LOC122071444 gene encoding polyamine oxidase 1-like, whose translation is MDNCSSRCSVIIIGAGISGISAAKVLAENGVDDVVILEASDRIGGRIRNEDFGGVSVELGAGWIAGVGGKESNPIWELACKSGIRTCFSDYSNARYNIYDQSGQIFPRGVAAASYNKAVDSAIQELRNQEVNLSGLSTAPETPSAPKTPIELAIDFILHDFEMAEVEPISTYTEFGEREFLVADERGYEFLLYKMAETFLLTSEGKILDGRLKLNKVVRELQHSRNGVTVKTEDDCIYEASYVILSVSVGVLQSDLISFRPPLPKWKTEAIMKCDVIVYTKIFLNFPYKFWPCEPGTEFFMYAHERRGYYTFWQHMENAYPGSNILVVTLTNEESKRVEAQSDEETMKEAMGVLRDMFGPDIPNAINILVPRWWNNRFQRGSYSNYPILSTKQDFTDIKAPIGPIFFTGEHTSEKFNGYVHGGYLSGIDTSKALLKEMWGEKARKKKGSSLELVESQTFLLEPLLALTESLTLTQKEAVTGPHKWDIARQLLLSGKLAMQEPIK